In the Candidatus Endomicrobium procryptotermitis genome, TCTTCCCGCAAACAAAGACTTTGCCGAATGCTCATTAAGCATAAAGTTCAGAGGCGCACATTACCATATAAATTTTTTTAATAAAAATCTTAAGAAAAATACTGAAGCAAAAAAAATTATTGTCGACGGGAAAGAAATTTTTGGAAATTTGATTTCCGCTTTTGAAAAAGGTTCACACAATATTGAAGTACATCTGGATAAATAAGGGGAATAACCATGAAAAGAATTCTTTTAGTTTTATTTGCCGTTTTTTTTGTTATATCCGATGTTTATTCCACTAATCTGATTAAAATCACAAAAATTACAAACTCAATACAGATAAAGACTCCCGATGGAGAAATTGTCATATACAGAGATATCAACAAAATTCCAGAGTTGATATACGGATCGAAAATACTCGCTTTGGGCGGTACGGCAGAAATTAGAATTTTTAATATGGCTTCGGTTACTCTTGAAAAAAATCAGGAAATTCTGATTTTAAAACATCCTGTGTCCAAAGAAATAGAAATTTCAAAAGTAGAATCGAGAAGTAGAAATCCCATAATAAAAGTGTGGCTTGCAGATTATGCTTTGGCAACTTTCGGAAGTGACACGAGAGTGACTTTTCATGAAAAATATCCCAGCATCGTTTTTAAAGTAAGAAGGGGAGAAGCTTTGGTTAAAGGACGCGAAGGAAGATACGCTATAGCTTCCGGCGAATATTATGAAGCCAAAAAAAATCTTTTGAGATAGGAAAAATAAATGCCATTCATCTTTAGAAAACTTGATATTCCTGACGTATTTGTGATTGAGCCTAAAAAATTTGAAGACGAAAGAGGTTTTTTAGGGGAATTGTTTCAAGAATCAGCTTTTAAAGACGCCGGAATCAGAAGACATATAAGACAAATCAATCTTTCAAAATCGTCAAAGGGTGTTTTAAGAGGACTTCACTATCAGCTTAATCCTCACGCTCAGGGAAAATTTGTGCGTGCAGTTTGTGGAAAAATATTTGACGTAGCGGTAGATTTGAGAAAAAATTCTCAATATTTCGGAAAATGGGTGGGAATAGAGCTTGATTCGCAAAGTTTAAACATGGTATTTATTCCAGAAGGTTTTGCGCATGGATTTGAAGTACTTTCCGAGAGCGCCGAGTTTGAATATTTTTGCACGGAAATTTATAATCCCGAACATGAAAGAGGAATTCTTTACAATGATCCCTTCTTAAATATTTCGTGGAAAACAAAAAATCCGATAGTTTCACAAAAAGACACTTCTTATCCTTTATTTGAAAACGCCGAATATAATTTTTAATATCACAAACAGAGCAGCAGTTGAAAATTTTATCAACTGGTTCATTAGATAAGCTTACAAAAGAATTTATTAAAGTTTTTTAAATTCAATAATATTGATTTTAAAGCTCCCGATGAAAATACGCTTGACATAACTGCGGCATGCATGAAAGCGGTTGAAAGAGAACTTTAAGTCGCATATCACTTACAAATTCTGTATATGCAATATCTTCAAAATTTCAAATAAGCATGCCTTTACTGGAAGATTCTTTGGAAAAATACGCAAAACAATATGAAGATTAATAATTTGGATAAATTAATTTTTGCCGTAAATTATTGCGATATGGATAAATTCCATATGTTTATGCGGGATTTTAAGACAAAAAAGGATGTATTTAATAAATATGTGGATATATTATGTGAAAAAATAATACTCAATAAAGATTTTTTGGATGGGTTTGATTTTTTTGTTTTTGTTCCATCAAATAATTTGCAAAGAATAAATTTTTCAATGAAAATTGCGCGGATTTTATCTCAAAAACTCGGTAAATTTTTAAACGAAAAACTTCTTCAAAAAATTAA is a window encoding:
- the rfbC gene encoding dTDP-4-dehydrorhamnose 3,5-epimerase; this translates as MPFIFRKLDIPDVFVIEPKKFEDERGFLGELFQESAFKDAGIRRHIRQINLSKSSKGVLRGLHYQLNPHAQGKFVRAVCGKIFDVAVDLRKNSQYFGKWVGIELDSQSLNMVFIPEGFAHGFEVLSESAEFEYFCTEIYNPEHERGILYNDPFLNISWKTKNPIVSQKDTSYPLFENAEYNF